A region of Peromyscus maniculatus bairdii isolate BWxNUB_F1_BW_parent chromosome 7, HU_Pman_BW_mat_3.1, whole genome shotgun sequence DNA encodes the following proteins:
- the LOC102921897 gene encoding olfactory receptor 10G6, producing MQSGNQTSVSHFILVGLHHPPQLGFPLFLAFLVIYLLTVSGNGLIILTVLVDIRLHRPMYWFLCHLSFLDMTISSAIVPKMLAGFLLDSRIISFGGCVIQLFSFHFLGCTECFLYTLMAYDRFLAICKPLHYATIMTRSVCNYLALGTWIGGTIHSLFQTSFIFRLPFCGPNRVDYFFCDIPAILRLVCADTTINELVTFVDIGFLALTCFMLILTSYGYIVAAILRIRSADGRRNAFSTCAAHLTVVIVYYVPCTFIYLRPGSQEPLDGLVAVFYTVITPLLNPIIYTLRNKEMKAALRRLGGLKEVQPH from the coding sequence ATGCAAAGCGGCAACCAGACTTCTGTGTCTCACTTCATTCTGGTGGGCCTGCACCACCCACCTCAGCTCGGGTTCCCCCTTTTCCTGGCGTTCCTTGTCATCTACCTCCTCACTGTCTCTGGCAATGGGCTCATCATCCTCACTGTCTTGGTGGACATCCGGCTCCACCGGCCCATGTACTGGTTCCTATGTCACCTCTCCTTCTTAGATATGACCATTTCTTCTGCGATTGTACCGAAGATGCTAGCTGGCTTTCTCTTGGATAGTAGAATTATCTCCTTTGGGGGCTGTGTGATTCAACTGTTTTCTTTCCACTTCCTGGGCTGCACCGAATGTTTTCTTTACACGCTTATGGCTTATGACAGATTCCTGGCCATCTGTAAGCCTTTACACTATGCCACCATCATGACTCGCAGTGTCTGTAACTACCTAGCTTTGGGCACCTGGATTGGAGGGACCATCCATTCACTTTTCCAAACCAGTTTCATATTCAGGCTGCCTTTCTGTGGCCCAAACCGAGTTGACTACTTCTTCTGTGACATCCCTGCCATTCTCCGTCTAGTCTGTGCAGACACCACCATCAATGAGTTAGTCACTTTTGTAGACATTGGCTTCCTGGCCCTCACGTGCTTTATGCTCATTCTCACCTCTTATGGCTACATCGTGGCTGCCATCCTGAGAATCCGGTCTGCAGATGGGCGTCGCAATGCCTTCTCCACCTGTGCTGCCCACCTCACTGTGGTCATCGTTTACTACGTGCCCTGCACCTTCATTTACCTACGGCCTGGCTCACAGGAACCTCTGGATGGGTTGGTAGCTGTCTTCTACACAGTCATTACTCCCTTACTCAACCCCATCATCTACACACTACGAAACAAAGAGATGAAGGCAGCGTTGAGGAGGCTGGGGGGCCTCAAGGAGGTGCAGCCTCACTGA
- the LOC143274118 gene encoding olfactory receptor 10G9-like: MSNMSIVTTFFLSGLPHPPVLDTALFALFLVIYILTELGNLLILTVIRVDSHLHTPMYYFLTNLSFIDMWFSTVTVPKMLMTLVSPGGGAISFYSCVAQLYSFHFLGSTECFLYTVMSYDRYLAISYPLRYSSMMSGRVCALLAAGTWLTGSLHSAVQTSLIFHLPYCGPNQIQHYFCDGPPILKLACADTSAIEMVIFVNIGVVASGCFFLISLSYVSIVCSILRIRTSEGRHRAFQTCASHCIVVLCFFVPCVFIYLRPGSRDAVDGLVTVFYTVLTPLLNPVVYTLRNKEVKKALMKLKDKIAFS, translated from the coding sequence ATGTCAAACATGAGCATAGTGACCACGTTCTTCCTCTCAGGCCTTCCCCACCCACCAGTCCTGGACACTGCGCTCTTTGCACTCTTCCTGGTGATTTACATTCTCACTGAGCTGGGCAACCTCCTTATCCTGACGGTGATCAGGGTGGAttcccacctccacacacccatgtactacTTTCTCACCAACCTCTCCTTTATTGACATGTGGTTCTCCACAGTCACAGTGCCTAAAATGCTGATGACCTTGGTGTCCCCAGGGGGCGGGGCTATCTCCTTCTACAGCTGTGTGGCACAGCTCTACTCCTTCCACTTCCTGGGTAGCACCGAGTGTTTCCTCTACACAGTCATGTCCTATGATCGCTACCTGGCCATCAGTTACCCCCTCAGGTACAGCAGCATGATGAGTGGGAGAGTGTGTGCCCTCCTGGCTGCTGGCACCTGGCTCACTGGTTCTCTGCACTCTGCTGTCCAGACATCATTGATTTTCCATTTGCCCTACTGTGGACCCAATCAGATTCAGCATTACTTCTGTGATGGGCCACCCATCCTCAAGCTAGCCTGTGCAGATACTTCAGCCATTGAGATGGTCATCTTTGTGAACATCGGGGTGGTGGCTTCGGGCTGCttttttctgatttctctctcCTATGTGTCCATTGTCTGCTCCATCCTGAGGATCCGCACCTCAGAGGGCCGACACAGAGCTTTCCAGACCTGTGCCTCGCACTGCATCGTGGTCCTCTGTTTCTTTGTGCCTTGTGTTTTCATCTATCTGAGGCCAGGCTCCAGGGATGCTGTAGATGGGTTGGTGACAGTTTTCTACACTGTTTTGACACCCTTACTCAACCCTGTTGTGTACACCCTGAGGAACAAGGAGGTGAAGAAAGCGTTGATGAAGCTCAAAGACAAAATAGCATTTTCTTAA